Within the Streptomyces sp. R41 genome, the region CGGGCCTGGTCCAGCGCGGTCGCCCCGGGCAGCGCGCCGGGCTTGCGGACCAGCGCTTCCAGGTAGTGGTCCAGCTCCAGGCGGGAGCCGCCCTTGGCGATCAGCCGCTCGTGGCGGGCGACTTCCTTGTGCGCGTCGTAGACCACCAGCTCGGAGGCGTGCAGCACGACCCGCACCATCCGGCCGATCAACCTGACCGGCACCGAGTAGTGGTTCGTGCGCACGCTGACCTGGCTGTAGCGATTCACCCGCAGCGAGGACACCAGCCCGGTCTCGAACTCCTCTTCCGGCAGCGCCACCAGCAGCGGGCGCTCGACGGCGAACATCTCACCGATGGTCAGCGCCCGCTGCATGATCCGGCGGGCGTCGTCCTCCTCATCCCAACGCTCCACCATCGCGTTCAGCTCGGCCAGCGAGGCGACTTTCGGGACGGGGACCAGGTGGTTTCTGCGGAACCAGCCGATCTGCCCCTCGACGCCGCCCTTCTCATGGGCGCCCTCGATGCCGGGATTGCAGTAGAAACTGTTGATCGAGAAATGGGACCGGAACGCCGTCCAGCGGTCGCTTTCCACCCGGCCCCGGGTGTGGCCCAAAACCTGGCTAACCGCGGCGCGCAAGTTGTCGTAGCGGACCTTGCCGCGCGGCACGCCGCCCAGCACTTGAAGCGCGTGGACGTGGCCTTCCAGGAACGCTTCCTTCCCGCACGAAGCGAAGATCTTGTGCACGGCCTTCCCGCTGAACGAAAGGCGCAGCGAGAACAGGAACACCTTGGTGGACACTCCGTCCAGGTGGATCCACACGTCCCCGAAGTCGACCTCCGCCTCGTCACCGGGGCGGTGGGTCTGCGGCACGAACGCCTGCGGCGGGCCGCGGCCCTCCTCCCTCCGGATCTCCGGACGGCGTCCGGCGATGCAGGCGCGGACCATCGAATACGTCACGCCCTGTGCGTCGTGCTCGTCGATCAGCCGGTCGAAGACCCGCTTGACGGTGTGCCGCTGCTTGCGCGGCGCGTCCAGGTCATCCCGCAGGATCTCGTCGATCGTCGCCTTGAACGGATCCAGGCGCGAGATCCGGGGTGGAAGCTGCTTGCGCGGCGGCGGCGCCACCGACTCCAGCGCCATCGCGACCGTCCTGCGGCCCACCCCGTACTTGGCCGACAAAGCCCTGCTGGACAGCCCTTCGACCCGAGCGTCATGGCGTATCGCCGCGTACAACTCGACCTTCGAATAGGGCACTTGAGCCACCCAGGGCTAGCTGATGCACTCCGATACTCTCACCGCAAGGCCCCCAGTGGAGTCAGAACTCACCGACATCAACTGTCCGCCGACAGCACTGGAGTCAAAACCCACCCACCGCTGGCCTCAAAACTGACCTACAAAGCCACAGGGGATTTGCTGATGACGCAGACTGTTGGGGCTGATGGGA harbors:
- the istA gene encoding IS21 family transposase; translation: MPYSKVELYAAIRHDARVEGLSSRALSAKYGVGRRTVAMALESVAPPPRKQLPPRISRLDPFKATIDEILRDDLDAPRKQRHTVKRVFDRLIDEHDAQGVTYSMVRACIAGRRPEIRREEGRGPPQAFVPQTHRPGDEAEVDFGDVWIHLDGVSTKVFLFSLRLSFSGKAVHKIFASCGKEAFLEGHVHALQVLGGVPRGKVRYDNLRAAVSQVLGHTRGRVESDRWTAFRSHFSINSFYCNPGIEGAHEKGGVEGQIGWFRRNHLVPVPKVASLAELNAMVERWDEEDDARRIMQRALTIGEMFAVERPLLVALPEEEFETGLVSSLRVNRYSQVSVRTNHYSVPVRLIGRMVRVVLHASELVVYDAHKEVARHERLIAKGGSRLELDHYLEALVRKPGALPGATALDQARSAGKFTPVHDAWWQAACTAHGDAEGTRALISVLLLHRHMVHEHVVAGIATALRAGALTADAVALEARKWGEVDQGADQSASQDIAPRRVDGGATVTSLTERRLAALPPDPRPLPSVAAYDQLLRFRRRAADGQAYQEEAP